CCATCATACTTCTGAATTGATGTTACGAAATGTTGCAGAAGTTGCTTGGCCAGTTACGAATAGTCCAAATGTACCAATTTTCAAAAGACTCAGAGATAATtgggaaaaaattgataaatctgCGTATGAAATCGGCACAGAGGATAAAGATATTGcacttattttaaatcaaagaaaagacGATATTCTTGACTTCATAGAAAATCAACTGaaggtattaattaattcataaatagttttaccattgaaagaattattatttataaagttaatttcttttacagtCATTAGATCTTTctgatacactgatagaaggacttgttaatatttaataagcgttattaactgttaataaatgattttttaacatcatgggatttgataaatatttattaacagttaattagTATTCATTAcgtagaatttattaactgttaataaatatttattaatttattaatagttaataaatatttgttaactgttaacaaatatttatttaggataaaaagcaaaaatagtaattttcttttgacacatTTTATAACCCTATAACTGGAATacattgataataattcaattcacttaataaattaacgtttttaatatgtaaaaatataaaaaataattatgagctgtgatagaatttggtagtttacaataaatgttattataatgtaatataattaatgcaaataatttataaggatgatttttgtttataagcaaccttcatatcatatgacattgcaagccaaacaaattcactcaaccaagtatttattaactgttaataaatatttgttatctattaataaatatttattaaatattattaaatgtacttttctctctaataaatatttatttaatgttaaaaaatatttattaaattaaattattatcttcaaataaatcaaattattaatagtaaataaatccttttatcagtgtagttattttgcatacttcgatataactcgaatttttaagtgatttagttttataaattttgcctttttaaataatattttttactttaaaattctgaaaatatctTCTTTTATGGCCgcaattatcaaatttttcttattttttgttagaatCATCATCCGAGAAATGATTACAAGGAGTTTTTGGAGCTGAGCTGTATCTTTTTGGGTGGTATCAAAAGTCATAGAGCCGAATTTAAAGCACCTGGTGCTTTTCATCACGCACTGTGGTTATCGAAAGCTCTCTATtgcttgaaaatatatatgtttagaAACCAGTTTAAAATGGAagcaaacgaaaaaaaaattttgcagaaaaTATGTGTTTTCATcgtaatattttatgtaaaaatatggtTTACTGCTCTTAATGCAATAAATGCTCCAAACTCGGATTTGCAATTAGTAAAAGATCTTATTGACTACAGAAAAATACATCTAGAAATTGCAAATGCAGCACTCGATAAATTGTCTCGGCATTTGTGGTACTTACACGAAAATCTTGCTTGTTTAGCTCTTTTTGATGAAACTGTGTCAGTAGAAGAAAAAGTAAAGAtcgtacaaaaaataaattcccagGTAGCGGTCAAAAAGCCTAATAAACGTTTATCAGTCGCTTATGAAGAAATAACGTCGTTATCTGAGAAAAACATAAGCGATTTTGTTAATCCAAActcgttgtttatttttgagcaATTTGAGCTCCCCTATGAATTTTTGCATACAGATCCAAGTTTGTGGGAATCAAATCTTGAGTATAAACGATGTTATGATacattcaaaaagttaaaagtagTAAACGATACTGCGGAAAGAGGAGTAGCGCTAGCCGAAAGTTTTAATGAAGTATTGACTTATAACGAAGATGAAAGACAAAGAATTTTCCAAAATGTTCAGCACCATCGATCTCAATACACATCGTGTAAAAAATCACAATATATTGACAATGAATTAATCTAACAATTCATTTTTCtgctttcaataataattaattggtattgttgtttttatttttattaaatacttattgttgttaatataattcgaactattataatttaataaactgttaataatatataaattatttaagtgtaATTGAATTCATAAGTTTTATGCAGAAACTCGtaaatccattatttattaaagattcttaagatataagcttttaTAATGTAAGATACTTATCATATCCTGTTTTTctagccttaaaaaaatatattgaagaaaaaatataaaaaacagagaaagtaaacaagatattaataagtttaaatcaatgatcggccaaaatttcacgaaaaaatatattcaaggctCAATATCTCGCTTAATATTGATCTTAGCGATTTGGTCCATAGgactttttttgttggaaattgaattttctacaagtttgtcatatacattttttccgtagctcttgatatttacgagataaatgcgaaaaaaccccaattttatgaaaaaatcaggtTCAGTGGCCCGTACTGCCTCGCCAGTGTGAATTACGACTTTGCGGCAATGGGtacttttgtagagcgttcaatttttagaaaaaaccatcttcgatcaaagtgatcccatgaaatgccgctgagctttagaaattcaaaaattaaaaatcaaagtttttgtgtatttttaatgggaaatattcacatgccttggtcgaggacgttaattaatattaagagctcaaactttcagggaattttttttcgggtatttccaacaagaattcacgatgggaccgaaaaaaaaataataaagtaaaaaaaaaatcaccctaatatatattagggtgggtcaaaaaaatcgaataatttttttttgactttataCTCTGAAAAATAGGTTCGTAGACACCTAAAAAGAATTCTCTCCAAGTATGAGCTCTTAATTATAACGGGAAGGTCCTCCGCTTTGCGGGtttctatttttttcgaataatcagataaaaaaatttatatctcgCTTCCAACTGCTTGGAAAAATATTCCGTGGCATAGACTTTGTAAgaaattgaacgctctacaaaaaaggtctcttatgattttttcaaaaacctaaccgattaaaagatatttctagTTGAAGTTTGGCTATTTTAAGGAAAATATTcgtttttattatgaattttataagtcgatgaaaaaaaattatttcggaTTGCGGAACTCAtgattttgtaggaaatttactgctctacaaaaatggtctcttataattttttgattaagtGAAGCCGTTACGAGATATTCATCGTCAAACATTAACGAATATCAATATTTCCAGTTTTTGATCAATAattcgataaattttaatttaaactatgAGTTTCAggaaaatttacataaatttaaatttctatcatAAAAGTCACTCCTACAGGAGttatttgttcaaaaattcacTAAGAAGTTTTTGttgtaatgatattttttgtaagctttatttgtaacaatttaaaatgtcaattgcATTGGCATTTCATATTATTACGGTTGTTTAGTAtgtattttcaaattttattctaccaattatacataaatttttttgtgagaGAGGCTTTTTGTTCTGAATTACATTACTTCTTCTGTTGGTACTCTAACGCTAGCGCCACCTATGTTGTTTTTCTTAACTATCTTCGTTGTCTACTTTTTTATCAGTACATTTTCAGTGCTCCAAAAACTCATCATTTCGTatacatgataataacaattttttcgaaataagTCATTTTCTCatcatataaattcatttattatcaataattctaCAATGAATAAAGAAATACGTTTAATCGGTATACCTGTGCAAAAACTCACTGAACGTAAGTTACCAAAAGTGAAAGAGGTTATGAGAGTGTTTTTCTATCaacttaaagttttaaagtttTCAATCAAACAAAGTGCAAAAAATTCAGCTGACAAGGTTATTGAATTGTGGAAAATAAATCAGATTCCTACGAGTGGAGCTTCTAAtgtagtcaaaaaaattctccgTTTTCATAGTGAGTGGTTGAAATTACTAAAagattttaataagaaaagtGATAAGGTAAAAGAAAAGGAGTTTCAGACTGATCTTGAACAATTATTCGACATTGTAAGTAAAAATTCCCTAAAAGGGGTGGATGATAACATTAGGAAGTTGTATTTGGATCAAAAATTCTGTACACACAAAGAGATTCTTTCGAATATTGTACCTGCGTCAAACTCAACTACAGATATGATGGAAATAGATGAAAGCAGTAAGTATCTgagataaataattgttataaattcaGGTAGGAGTGTAAAACTtcctttatatttattataaacaatgaGAATATCATTTTTCTACTTTACTTGCATTATAAATATCAGTATTCCTACGTATGACATTTGACTCGACGGTTTCTGGTACTCATGTTTAATTGCTTCTCATCATAATGAATAAGTGCTGGAAATTTTGtctgtttaatttaaaaataaactcttATTACAGACTTGAATCAACCGTCTACCAGTCATGGGATTGTTTTAAGTGGAAAATCAGAATCATTCTCGACGCATACATTAAGTGGAACTACAAATTCTGGATCTGATTTGGAGTATGAACCCCCAATTCCGACAAAACGAGCAAAAATAAATGTCTTAACTCCTGAAGTCGTTTCTGCACTTGACAGAGCTAATGTCAGCAGTAGAAACGCGATGTTCATTATTGCTCCGGTTTTATCAGCTGTTggtataaaaattgaagatacAACGCTCAGCTATAGGTCCATCCAACGAGCTCGTATGGTTCAAAGAAAGACATTGCTCAAGGATTaaaagacaattttaaaacacacgATAAATACGTAGTGCATTGGGATGGTAAAATGCTGAATGATCTAATTGAATCCAAATCTGTGGAACGACTACCGGTTCTTTTAACTGCGTATGGTACTGAACAATTACTTGGAGTTCCAAAATGAATTCTGGGACGGCAGTTAATCAAACATCCGCCATTTTATCAACATTGAGTGAATGGGGTATTATTAAGTATGTCAAGGCGATGTGTTTTGACACTACGGCTGTTAATACAGGTAATcaatcaattacaaaaaatattttattgttgtcATTCTAgtttaatttctatttcttACTGAATTTTACTATCAAAATGTATTAATCGTTTACTCGTTTGGATTTGAAATATAACCAttgatttttcttaaatactaaatttaacgATAGTCATCTATTATTGTTCTACAGGAATTCACAACGGTACATGTAAGGAAATTGAAAAGATTTTGGGAAGAGAGTTGATCTGGTTATCATGTCGTCATCACATTTTTGAGATCGTATTAAGGGGCGCATTTGAAGTATTTTGGCCTGTGTCATCTGGGCCAAATGTACAGATGTTTGgaaggtttaaaaaattttgggatGATATAGATATAACTAATTATAAATCTGGTGTTGAAGATGCTGTTGTTGCTGATATCATTTCGAATAAAAAAGATGAAATCTCtagttttattacaaaatctTTATAGGTATGATTTAACTgtgatttaaattataaaaatttcgttatttttgacaaattttttatttttgatagttACTACAACCCCGAGATGATTATAaagaattattgtaattatcatTGATTTTCCTTGGAGAAATGCCTCAAGAAAAGATTTCTTTCAAACGTCCTGGTGCTGTTCATCATGCTAGATGGATGGCTAAGGCCATTTATAGTTTGAAAATGTATCTATTCAGAGATGAATTCAAACTCTCTCAGAAAGAATTGCATGGTCTTCGTcatttctgtatttttatAGTCACATTGTATTTAAAAGCTTGGTTTTCATCAACTTCTGCAACAACTGCTGCTTATCATGACTTgcagtttatgaaaaatttattggagtACAAACATATCAATCCtttgatttcttcagctacgtgtgaaaaaatgatttcgcACTTATGGTATTTGAGCGATGAACTTGCCATTTTATCACTGTTTGGCGATGGCGTTCCattagaagtaaaaaaaagtattgttgAAGCTGTTAATACTCGTGAAGGTACAGATTCTAAAGCTAAAAGATTTGTAATTgctaaaaaagatttaaattcATTGGCGCAGAGAACTCTGAGTGACTTTGTGTCTAAAAAGTCATTAAATCTTTTCAAAATCTTCGATCTACCGTATGACTTTCTTGATGTCGATGTTGAATTATGGCCTACTAATGAGAGTTATCTCGAAAATAAAGAATACTTTCAACAACTAAAAGTTGTCAATGATTTAGCAGAGCGAGCTGTTGCATTAGTCAGTGAATATAATCAATGCTTGacaaaaaatgaagaacaATTCCAGTACTTATTGCAAGTTGTCAAAGAACATCAAAAAACATTCccaaattgtaataaaagaaattatttatagtaataGCGTACtgttatgttaaaaatatagaCAATTATATTGCAAttgataattcaataaaaaatttatctataaaaaatttaaatactggTTGTTTCTCACTTGATTCAATACTTTTCATATCAAATTTGACAAAGAAATATGTCATTCACTTCAAATTAAACTAATCATCGGCTATATGCCGAAAAAAATGCTCTAATTTCTTGTTTTAATGCAATCAAACAAGCTCAAgactgaaaataatattaaaaaaattgtttataacatTTCTTTATCGATCGAAACtcaaatttatgtaaattttccTGAAACTcatagtttaaattaaaatttatcgaatTATTGATCAAAAACTGGAAATATTGATATTCGTTAATGTTTGACGATGAATATCTCGTAACGGCTTCActtaatcaaaaaatcataagagaccatttttgtagagcagtaaatttcttacaaaatcaTGAGTTCCGCAAtccgaaataattttttttcatcgacttataaaattcataataaaaacgAATATTTTCCTTAAAATAGCCAAACTTCAACTAGAAATATCTTTCAACCGGTTaggttattgaaaaaaacataagagaccttttttgtagagcgttcaatttcTTACAAAGTCTATGCCACGGAATATTTTTCCAAGCAGTTGGAAGcgagatataaatttttttatctgattattcgaaaaaaatagaaaCCCGCAAAGCGGAGGACCTTCCCGTTATAATTAAGAGCTCATACTTGGAGAGAATTCTTTTTAGGTGTCTACGAACCTATTTTTCAGAGtataaagtcaaaaaaaaattattcgatttttttgacccaccctaatgtatatatatatatatatatatatatatatatatatatata
This genomic interval from Cotesia glomerata isolate CgM1 linkage group LG1, MPM_Cglom_v2.3, whole genome shotgun sequence contains the following:
- the LOC123264781 gene encoding uncharacterized protein LOC123264781 isoform X1 codes for the protein MRKLNHHPRNDYKEFLELSCIFLGGIKSHRAEFKAPGAFHHALWLSKALYCLKIYMFRNQFKMEANEKKILQKICVFIVIFYVKIWFTALNAINAPNSDLQLVKDLIDYRKIHLEIANAALDKLSRHLWYLHENLACLALFDETVSVEEKVKIVQKINSQVAVKKPNKRLSVAYEEITSLSEKNISDFVNPNSLFIFEQFELPYEFLHTDPSLWESNLEYKRCYDTFKKLKVVNDTAERGVALAESFNEVLTYNEDERQRIFQNVQHHRSQYTSCKKSQYIDNELI
- the LOC123264797 gene encoding uncharacterized protein LOC123264797 isoform X2; the protein is MPQEKISFKRPGAVHHARWMAKAIYSLKMYLFRDEFKLSQKELHGLRHFCIFIVTLYLKAWFSSTSATTAAYHDLQFMKNLLEYKHINPLISSATCEKMISHLWYLSDELAILSLFGDGVPLEVKKSIVEAVNTREGTDSKAKRFVIAKKDLNSLAQRTLSDFVSKKSLNLFKIFDLPYDFLDVDVELWPTNESYLENKEYFQQLKVVNDLAERAVALVSEYNQCLTKNEEQFQYLLQVVKEHQKTFPNCNKRNYL
- the LOC123264797 gene encoding uncharacterized protein LOC123264797 isoform X1; protein product: MNKEIRLIGIPVQKLTERKLPKVKEVMRVFFYQLKVLKFSIKQSAKNSADKVIELWKINQIPTSGASNVVKKILRFHSEWLKLLKDFNKKSDKVKEKEFQTDLEQLFDIVSKNSLKGVDDNIRKLYLDQKFCTHKEILSNIVPASNSTTDMMEIDESNLNQPSTSHGIVLSGKSESFSTHTLSGTTNSGSDLEYEPPIPTKRAKINVLTPEVVSALDRANVSSRNAMFIIAPVLSAVGIKIEDTTLSYRSIQRARMVQRKTLLKD